One window from the genome of Hippocampus zosterae strain Florida chromosome 7, ASM2543408v3, whole genome shotgun sequence encodes:
- the mfsd13a gene encoding transmembrane protein 180 → MGRSTAACCHGVGVVIPTAVLYGSLALFTSTLHNVFLLYYVDTFVSVYKIDKVSFWLGETVFLLWNSFNDPLFGWLSDRSFLSSPQNGDQLTSPEVVLKRLRALSSSGPLFALSFLAFWVAWARPGLQFLLCLCLYDGFLTMVDLHHSALMADLAVSAADRTRLNFHCSVFSALGSFSVFLSYSFWDKEDFYAFRLFCVTLAAFSTLGFFLVSRLLQRRFQKEVRPMLDEAHALKELSVGHAPFTSTGQPVTVWKYLKQLSRHRNFMWFVSMNLLQVFHCHFNNNFFPLFLEHLLSDNISASTGSILLGISYVAPHLNNLYFLTLCQRHGVYQVIRWLFLLKLGLSVAMLLAGADRVFLLCIFIASNRVFTEGTCKLLKLVISDLVDEDFVVNRRQQAASALLFGMVALVTKPGQTLAPLIGTWLLCAYTGYDIFQREPAEDSAVDVLSGAGLPPLRLGCFHMLVFVPITCALLQLAAWSRFTLHGRKLQSIKSTRQGAQHGGMVDVKAI, encoded by the exons ATGGGCCGGAGCACAGCGGCCTGCTGTCATGGCGTTGGCGTCGTCATTCCCACGGCAGTGCTCTATGGCTCCTTGGCCCTCTTCACGTCCACCCTTCACAACGTTTTCCTCCTCTACTACGTGGACACCTTTGTGTCCGTCTACAAGATCGACAAAGTCTCCTTTTGGCTGGGAGAG ACAGTGTTCCTGCTGTGGAACAGTTTCAACGATCCTCTCTTCGGCTGGCTGAGCGATCGCAGCTTCCTCAGCTCTCCTCA GAATGGCGACCAGTTGACATCTCCAGAGGTGGTCCTGAAGCGGCTCCGTGCGCTCTCGTCCAGCGGGCCGCTCTTTGCCTTGTCCTTCTTGGCCTTCTGGGTGGCATGGGCCCGGCCGGGCCTGCAATTCCTGCTTTGCCTGTGCCTCTACGACGGTTTCCTGACCATGGTGGACCTCCACCACAGCGCCCTCATGGCCGACCTGGCAGTGTCGGCTGCCGACCGCACGCGCCTCAATTTCCACTGCTCGGTGTTCAGCGCCCTGGGCTCCTTCTCCGTCTTTCTGTCCTATTCCTTCTGGGACAAGGAAGACTTCTACGCCTTTCGCCTGTTCTGCGTGACTCTCGCCGCCTTCTCCACCTTGGGCTTCTTCCTCGTCTCCCGGTTGCTGCAGCGACGCTTTCAAAAGGAAGTTCGTCCCATGTTGGATGAAGCCCACGCGCTCAAAGA GCTCAGTGTTGGCCACGCCCCCTTCACCTCAACAGGGCAACCCGTCACCGTCTGGAAGTACCTCAAGCAACTCTCCAGACACAGGAACTTCATGTGGTTTGTCTCGATGAACCTCCTCCAG GTGTTTCACTGCCACTTCAACAACAACTTCTTCCCTCTCTTCCTGGAGCACCTGCTGTCAGACAACATCTCCGCCTCCACAGGCTCCATCCTCCTcg GTATCTCATACGTGGCGCCGCACCTGAACAACTTGTACTTCCTGACGCTGTGCCAGCGCCACGGTGTCTACCAGGTCATCCGTTGGCTTTTTCTACTCAAACTGGGACTGAGCGTTGCCATGCTGCTGGCCGGCGCCGACCGCGTCTTTTTGCTTTGCATCTTCATTGCAAG CAACCGAGTGTTCACGGAGGGAACCTGCAAGCTGCTGAAGCTGGTCATTTCCGACCTGGTGGACGAGGACTTTGTGGTCAACCGGCGGCAGCAGGCGGCGTCGGCGCTGCTCTTCGGCATGGTCGCCCTGGTCACGAAGCCCGGGCAGACGTTGGCACCGCTCATTGGCACCTGGCTGCTGTGCGCCTACACCG GATATGATATTTTCCAAAGGGAACCGGCGGAGGACTCGGCTGTGGATGTATTGTCAGGCGCAGGGTTGCCTCCGCTGCGTCTGGGCTGCTTCCACATGCTGGTGTTTGTTCCCATCACCTGCGCCCTGCTCCAACTGGCCGCCTGGTCACGCTTCACGCTGCACGGACGCAAGCTGCAGAGCATCAAGAGCACCAGGCAGGGCGCGCAACATGGCGGCATGGTGGACGTTAAGGCCATTTGA